TTTTCGCGACCGTAATGAACTGGTTGTTACACTCATCAGTCAATCAGCAAATGCCAACTGTCTGCCACAATACGCCCTTCACGCAAACTGCGATAACCGGATTCTTGTTATTGCAATGGAAACCTCCATTAGTTTTTAAGTTAGTAGCATGGCCAAGGAGTTGGTCATTAAAATTAAAGCTATTTCATTCCTTATCGTGAAAGCATCATCAGCAATGTGCAACACGTTTATTCATTGTCATTTACACGGTGGCCTGTTCTTCTGGTTTCGTTACAATGTTTGCGCCCTCCTGGTGTTGCAACATTTATCAGCGTGAAATGttagaagaacaaaaaaaaacaaaacaaccatACCCCTAATCTTTACGTAGGATCGGTGCCcttttaattattcatttcacGTACAGGGTTGAAGATAAACAACCAAAACTATTGAGATTGCCATCGATACGTTTTTAATTGGAATTCGAGTTTCACCGTTGCTTAAATGCAGAAATAATTAATGCGCACAATACGCGGAATTGCTTGAAACAATGTCGACACTAGTTGTCCTCGTTCGTTGCGTAGGTGtcataaaaaagaagacacaGTCGCAAACCAAAGTAACATTTATGTCGCATACGGTAACCGCTAGTTCTTCCTTATTGTTGCGCTTCTCTAGTTTCTGCGGCTATCGCTATAAACCAGTCAAACACAAAAAGGTGTTTTGTGATAGAGCACTCGCCTCCGTCGGTGTTCCCACCCGATTCGATACGTCACACAGTACGGgactgtctttttttttttttttttttctcaacaaaaTTAGATTTCTCCGGTTCTCCTATAACTTTGGAAAAGGCGCTATGcgaacttgtttgtttttttcccgcgaaaagaaaaatttcctaCGAGCTGCTGCGAATTTTTCtcgctcaaaaaaaaaaggatattcTCACGATGTTACGTTCTCATTCCGTCAGCGATGCTCATTTTCTAAGGATCTGCCATTTAGAATGAAGCAATTTCAATATTCATTATTCCTTATATACACGGCCCTTGTTATTGTCTAGCGTCAATTctcacaggtaaaaaaaaaaaagaaaacaaaagaaatgcgttCTGAAGACGAGACATCAAGGTAGAACCGAACGTCCGTGTGAATAGTCGAAATGAAgtcggaaacaaaaaagagtgAGAAATAGCGCGTCGAAAAATgggataacaaaaaaaaaaaaaaaaaaaggaaaaaccacATACTTTTATCGGTAGGCCTGTTGGATGTATCTTATTCCCACACTAACCGGCGAAAACATATCCCCAGATAACCTATATACTATGTATACGCTTTGACTCTTCGAAAGGAGGGCTCGAAACATGGGAAGAGAGAGGAAAAGTTTGTTTCATTGTTCGACCAtcgataacttttttttttttcgatactCGTCGAACTATCCGTCTATAACAGAAAttccaaataataataataataaaaaaaaaagcctctgACAAACAATATTCTTTCCCTCCTTGAAAAATCTATATAGGTTTTTATACTTTTGTGTGTTACACATATCTATGGagcaaacaaaaggaaactaTTCGGTGGGAAATATGATCaaacaatttcgatttttttttttttcaatcaaaaaattattttagaaaataaaatgtcgaCTATTGAAATGCAAGATCCGGTCACACGACGGTAGCATCCGTGTATGGTCAAACATAGCTTTTCTTTGGTTACGGTTGGAGCAATAAACGTTGCCGATACATGCGAGATGTGGTGTCAAATCTTATCTCTATAGATGTAGCGAGTtatcgtgaaaaaaacaaaacaaaaaaacaacaaacaaaatctttCGATCGGTGCATTTTTTTAGCAAATGGTTTGTTTCGTATTTCGtccgtttttattctttaaaaaagaaagccgaTGCTTTGTGAAAAGCTGATGAATTCacagtttctttttatatttggCCATGGAACCAAGAAGaataaagagggaaaaaaaataaatcctcTGCGCACAAGGTAATTATCTCTCCTCCCCGAGTGTAAATCGCTCATTATGCAGGTATATTTAAACGGTTGGGGTTCGGTTGatgggaaagaagaagaagaaaaaaaaaaaacattctgttgttgttctcgggtactttttttttttcttcagcctTGTTAGTTAGTAAGCGCGGGATCAAGTAGTAACTGGCTggaccttaaaaaaaaaaaggaggagggatTTCTAATGgtgaatagagaaaaaaaaaagaaattgtagtCACCTTAATGAGCCGAGAGAGCCCCGCACCTTTTCTATTTGCCGCTCTCTTCGTCCGACCGTTGATGCTGGGGTTTTTAAGGGACAAggtacagaaaaaaaaaaaaaaacacaagagtGTGCTGGtcaacttcttcttttggtcTTTGATAATTGGACCCGCCGCTTTGGCCCGCCGGAAggctggcaaaaaaaaaaaaaagagatgataGTAAGAATGACAAAGATGGTCAAAGATTTTCGGCTGATTGAATCCCCTCCTTCTTCTCCTCCTCgtcctcttttatttctacaaagagagagagagagagagagagagagagagagagagagagagagagagagagagagaggctggTTTGTTCAGTGCGGCACCATAACGAATttcggaagaaaaaagagcggTTGAAACCCAAAACGAAAACTGGCCATTTCGACCCGTTTTGTGAGAGTCCCggacaaaaaacgaaaaaaaaaaaaacataaaaaggaTGGGGATGAGATttgtggagaaaaaaaactacaaatgtTTCCCACGACGGCTGCTTACTTTTCTTCTGCAACCTGAGGATTTTTcagtaaagtttttttttttttggtcgttggggaaaaaaattcatctcTCACTTTAAATCATGTGATTTGAGTGACACATTGTACAAGAGGATTCAAATGcaataaataaacaagagGTTGTACCGTCCTGAACGGAAATGGGCAGACGTTTGGCGATTTGGTTCGGCTTTTAAAATTACGTAATTAAATCAACATCATAACGGCTACCAATTAAAGCCGAGTGTTATGTAATAATGAAATAATAGATATCAAAGTTTTTCGAAACCTGCTTGCACGTAATACAGATAATGGGTACCGTAAGAATCTTGTTTTCCCATAAGGAGTTTcccgtttgttttcttttgaatattaCTTATGCTAGTCGAATAAactaccgctagatggctctgcGATAAGCTTCCACCATTTTTGGCCACACCCCGCGTGGTCTGCCAAGCTGAAAAAGCCGGTGCATTCTTAGCGAGTAGCAGCAGTGCAGTAGATTTGTCGTCGGGTGGTGGACGTACAATCGAAGTTTCTCCCTATGTCCCCCGCATATCTCAACAACACTTTGTTCAGTGTCTGTGAAACGGCAAttccaaaaaagaacaaactttttcaacaacaacaaaattcagAATAGTGGATTATGTTCAGTGGTGATTGCAACAAGTGAAATACACCTCATCAAAGATTGTCCATCGCCATTttcgaaaagcaaaaacacaaaaatggatcacCGTCATTATTCACCTGCCGGATTATCCGAGTCGGAATTAGACGAGAGCTCGTCTACGGCCAGCTCACCGATGAGCATTTCGAGTGCGGAAGCCAGTTCGCCGTACGACAGCAGCCGATTGAACGGCGGCGACGAAGATCCAACGGATAGTTCGTTCTCGACGTCGGTCCATTCACCGAGCATCATCAGCTCATCGCCTCCTAGTCCGTCCGAAAGCCTCTGCAACAATAATTACGCGAACCAGTGGTCTAACCCGTATTGCAACGCAACGAAAAGTGTCCGGTGGTTCCGTGACGATCGTGGCCTTTGGAGCGAACGATCATCGTCCAATCGACGAAACACGAACAGTCCCTACAATCGGAATACGTTGTCCAGTGCTGCCACGACCCGACTCAACAACGCCAGCAGTCATAAAGAAATGAGCGAAGTGCTGATCGAAGCCGTTCAACGCGAAGATCAGGTGCAGCTGCGCCATTTGCTCGCCAAGAGCGCCACCCACGTCAACATTTTAGGACAGGAAGGCGATTCGGCACTGCATCGA
The nucleotide sequence above comes from Daphnia carinata strain CSIRO-1 chromosome 3, CSIRO_AGI_Dcar_HiC_V3, whole genome shotgun sequence. Encoded proteins:
- the LOC130693226 gene encoding uncharacterized protein LOC130693226, with the protein product MDHRHYSPAGLSESELDESSSTASSPMSISSAEASSPYDSSRLNGGDEDPTDSSFSTSVHSPSIISSSPPSPSESLCNNNYANQWSNPYCNATKSVRWFRDDRGLWSERSSSNRRNTNSPYNRNTLSSAATTRLNNASSHKEMSEVLIEAVQREDQVQLRHLLAKSATHVNILGQEGDSALHRSCRQGNLDTVKLLVRYGADPELANREGWSPLHLAAHSGYHDVALYLLSLTRR